One region of Pogona vitticeps strain Pit_001003342236 chromosome 1, PviZW2.1, whole genome shotgun sequence genomic DNA includes:
- the LOC110071313 gene encoding parvalbumin, thymic CPV3 produces MSKKSSSQVKEIFRILDSDQSGFIEEDELKYFLQRFECRAWVLTATETKTFLAAADLDGDGKIGAEEFQEMVHS; encoded by the exons ATGTCCAAAAAGAGCAGCAGCCAAGTCAAAGAAATCTTCCGGATTTTAGACAGTGATCAAAGTGGCTTCATTGAGGAGGATGAACTCAA GTATTTCCTCCAGAGGTTTGAGTGCAGAGCCTGGGTGCTGACAGCTACAGAAACCAAAACATTTTTGGCAGCAGCAGACCttgatggagatggaaaaatcGGAGCAGAAG AATTCCAGGAAATGGTGCACTCTTAA